In one Thermaerobacter sp. PB12/4term genomic region, the following are encoded:
- a CDS encoding acyl-CoA synthetase — MLPAPDEPALRLALRNTIGDALRRSARKHRDRIALYFGDRHWTYAGLDAAVTRLARALLAMGLEPGDRVAALGRNSDIYVLLFLACARAGFIHVPVNFMLTGRELLYILNQSGSRAVFYDAQLEPAVAAVRDQAAATLFATMESLLETVLPAGPGAEGSGAAPGAGSAAGAGGAPDSAAGAASGDAAFAAVDEDQVVQLLYTSGTTAAPKGAMMTHRALLAEYLSCIVELDIQHHDRCLHALPLYHSAQMHVFLMPQLLVGATGWILPAPVPEVCLPLIARQRINSMFAPPTVWINFLRHPEFDRHDLSSLKKVYYGASIMPVPVLQELRQRLPGVAVYNCYGQSEIAPLATVLRPEEHDARPASAGRPVLHVETRVVDPDMRDVPPGQLGEIVHRSPQLLVGYWEKPEETAEAFQGGWFHSGDLGYMDEEGYLYVVDRIKDVINTGGVLVASREVEEVLYTHPAVSEVAVIALPDPRWIEAVTAVVVLKRGATATADDLIAHARQHLAPFKVPKRVIFVDDLPRNASGKILKRELRARFAAGTG, encoded by the coding sequence ATGCTCCCTGCACCGGACGAACCGGCCCTCCGCCTGGCCCTCCGGAACACCATCGGCGACGCCCTGCGCCGGTCCGCCCGCAAGCACCGCGACCGCATCGCCCTCTACTTCGGCGACCGCCACTGGACCTATGCCGGGCTGGATGCCGCCGTCACCCGCCTGGCCCGGGCCCTGCTGGCCATGGGCCTCGAGCCGGGCGACCGGGTGGCCGCCCTGGGCCGCAATTCCGACATCTACGTCCTGCTCTTTCTCGCTTGCGCTCGGGCCGGGTTCATCCATGTGCCGGTCAACTTCATGCTGACGGGCCGGGAGCTTCTTTACATCCTGAACCAATCGGGCAGCCGGGCGGTGTTCTACGACGCCCAGCTGGAGCCGGCGGTGGCCGCGGTGCGCGACCAGGCCGCCGCCACCCTCTTCGCCACCATGGAGTCGCTGCTGGAGACCGTGCTGCCCGCCGGACCGGGCGCGGAGGGATCGGGGGCCGCGCCCGGTGCAGGCTCGGCCGCTGGCGCTGGCGGGGCTCCCGATTCCGCCGCCGGCGCCGCCAGCGGTGACGCCGCCTTCGCGGCCGTGGACGAGGACCAGGTGGTCCAGCTGCTGTACACCTCCGGCACCACCGCCGCCCCCAAGGGGGCCATGATGACCCACCGGGCCCTCCTGGCGGAGTACCTGAGCTGCATCGTGGAACTGGACATCCAGCACCACGACCGTTGCCTGCACGCCCTGCCCCTCTACCATTCCGCCCAGATGCACGTCTTCCTGATGCCGCAGCTCCTGGTGGGGGCCACGGGCTGGATCCTCCCGGCGCCGGTGCCCGAGGTGTGCCTGCCCCTGATCGCCCGCCAGCGGATCAACTCGATGTTCGCCCCGCCCACGGTGTGGATCAACTTTCTCCGGCACCCCGAGTTCGACCGGCATGACCTGTCGAGCCTGAAGAAGGTATACTACGGCGCCTCCATCATGCCGGTACCGGTGCTACAGGAGCTGCGGCAGCGGCTGCCGGGGGTGGCGGTCTACAACTGCTATGGCCAGAGCGAGATCGCACCCCTGGCCACGGTGCTCCGCCCCGAGGAGCACGACGCCCGCCCCGCCTCGGCCGGGCGCCCCGTGCTCCACGTGGAGACCCGGGTGGTCGACCCGGACATGCGGGACGTGCCGCCGGGCCAGCTGGGGGAGATCGTCCACCGGTCGCCCCAGCTGCTGGTGGGCTACTGGGAGAAGCCCGAGGAGACGGCGGAGGCGTTCCAGGGCGGGTGGTTCCACTCGGGCGACCTGGGCTACATGGACGAAGAAGGATACCTCTACGTGGTCGACCGGATCAAGGACGTGATCAACACGGGCGGCGTGCTGGTCGCCAGCCGGGAGGTGGAGGAGGTCCTCTACACCCACCCCGCCGTCTCGGAGGTGGCCGTGATCGCCCTGCCCGACCCCAGGTGGATCGAGGCGGTGACGGCGGTGGTGGTGCTGAAGCGGGGCGCCACCGCCACGGCGGACGACCTGATCGCCCACGCCCGCCAGCACCTGGCGCCCTTCAAGGTCCCCAAACGGGTCATCTTCGTGGACGACCTGCCCCGCAACGCCTCGGGCAAGATCCTGAAGCGCGAGTTGCGAGCCCGGTTCGCCGCCGGGACCGGCTGA